One window from the genome of Desulfobulbaceae bacterium DB1 encodes:
- a CDS encoding formate--tetrahydrofolate ligase (catalyzes the formation of 10-formyltetrahydrofolate from formate and tetrahydrofolate), with protein sequence MVLDPTKHADWEIAEDAEKNMKTVYELAEKLGLEKEELLPHGHYVAKLDYRKILDRLKDRPDGKYVDVTAISPTPLGEGKSTCAMGLVQGLGKRNKSVVGAIRQPSGGPTMNIKGSAAGGGLAQCIPLTPFSLGLTGDINAIMNAHNLGMVALTSRMQHEANYTDEQLAKRNLRRLDIHPKKVEFGWIIDFCAQALRNITIGLGGKMDGYTMQSKFAIAVSSEIMAILSVARDLKDMRERIGRIVVAYDRQDRPVTTTDLDVAGAMTAWMVEALNPNMLQTIEGQPVIVHAGPFANIAIGQSSVIADRVALKLADYNVTESGFGADIGFEKFWNLKCRYSGLKPNCAVVVATIRALKCHGGAPIPVPGKPMPEEYKKENVGWVEEGCKNLLHHIETVKKAGINPVVCINAFYTDSDNEIKAVRRLCEAAGARVALSRHWEHGGDGALEFADAVVDACEEPNDFKFLYELDTPLEKRIELIAKEVYGADGVSYSADAQAKLKRMAADPEMKEMGTCMVKTHLSLSHDPKLKGVPKGWTLPIQDILTYKGAGFVVPVAGAISLMPGTASDPAYRRIDVDVNTGKVKGVF encoded by the coding sequence ATGGTTCTTGATCCGACCAAACATGCAGATTGGGAAATTGCCGAAGATGCTGAGAAAAACATGAAAACAGTTTATGAGCTCGCTGAGAAGCTCGGACTGGAAAAGGAAGAGCTGTTACCGCACGGTCATTATGTGGCCAAGCTTGATTACCGTAAAATTCTTGATCGTCTGAAAGATCGTCCGGACGGCAAATATGTGGACGTGACCGCCATTTCACCAACTCCTCTCGGGGAAGGGAAGAGCACCTGTGCCATGGGTCTGGTGCAGGGACTCGGCAAAAGAAACAAAAGCGTTGTCGGCGCCATCCGCCAGCCATCCGGCGGACCTACCATGAACATCAAGGGCAGCGCCGCCGGCGGCGGTCTGGCCCAGTGTATTCCCCTGACGCCTTTTTCCCTGGGGCTTACCGGCGATATCAACGCCATCATGAATGCCCATAATCTCGGCATGGTTGCCCTGACTTCCCGTATGCAGCATGAGGCAAATTATACGGATGAGCAACTGGCCAAGAGAAATCTTCGCCGTCTCGATATTCATCCGAAAAAGGTTGAATTCGGCTGGATTATCGACTTCTGCGCCCAGGCGCTGCGCAATATCACCATCGGTCTCGGCGGTAAAATGGACGGCTATACCATGCAGTCCAAATTCGCCATTGCCGTCAGTTCCGAGATCATGGCCATTTTGTCTGTGGCCAGGGACCTGAAGGACATGCGCGAGCGGATCGGCAGGATCGTCGTCGCCTATGATCGCCAGGATCGGCCCGTCACCACCACTGATCTCGATGTGGCCGGCGCCATGACCGCCTGGATGGTCGAGGCCTTGAATCCCAATATGTTGCAGACGATTGAAGGCCAGCCGGTCATCGTTCATGCCGGACCTTTCGCCAATATCGCCATCGGCCAGTCTTCGGTCATCGCCGATCGGGTTGCCCTGAAGCTTGCCGATTATAATGTGACTGAAAGTGGTTTCGGCGCGGATATCGGTTTTGAGAAGTTCTGGAATCTCAAGTGCCGCTACAGCGGGCTCAAGCCGAACTGCGCCGTTGTCGTCGCCACTATCCGGGCCCTCAAGTGCCATGGCGGCGCGCCGATTCCGGTGCCGGGCAAGCCCATGCCGGAAGAGTACAAGAAAGAGAATGTCGGCTGGGTCGAAGAAGGGTGCAAGAATCTTCTGCACCATATCGAAACGGTCAAGAAGGCCGGCATCAATCCCGTGGTCTGTATTAACGCCTTCTATACCGACTCCGACAACGAGATCAAAGCGGTTCGTCGGCTCTGTGAAGCGGCAGGTGCCCGTGTTGCCCTTTCCCGTCATTGGGAGCATGGCGGCGACGGAGCTCTGGAATTCGCCGATGCGGTTGTCGACGCGTGCGAGGAGCCCAATGACTTCAAGTTCCTCTACGAGTTGGACACCCCGTTGGAGAAGCGTATCGAGCTTATTGCCAAAGAGGTGTACGGTGCGGACGGGGTCAGCTACAGCGCCGATGCCCAGGCCAAACTGAAGCGGATGGCTGCTGATCCGGAGATGAAGGAAATGGGCACCTGTATGGTCAAGACCCATCTTTCCCTGTCCCACGATCCCAAACTCAAAGGGGTGCCCAAGGGTTGGACCCTGCCGATTCAGGATATCCTCACCTATAAAGGCGCGGGCTTTGTCGTTCCGGTTGCCGGGGCAATCAGCCTGATGCCGGGCACCGCATCGGATCCGGCTTATCGTCGCATCGACGTTGATGTCAACACCGGAAAAGTGAAAGGCGTCTTCTAA
- a CDS encoding type IV-A pilus assembly ATPase PilB, producing MALPIKNIPDKKSALRATIKDQSGAGKTKIGELLRKEGHILSSQLEEALAVQKKTGQRLGSILIRLGHIEDTTILNVLSRLHNFPSVDIKKEPPNPEVFKTIPFHIVKKYCALPLRMTGKTLQVTMAEPTDTSAVEELQTEVKMVLSVCVSTEKDIFEAYKKYYKISDDEYRELLGAAEEVEEEEDVASIDDFGSLASEAADEMAIEDDSATAEEFSASDAPIIKLVNGILIKAVKDGVSDIHIEPYEKSLQVRYRLDGSLYKSMNLPLSIKNALNSRVKILSSLDITERRVPQDGRIKMRIGRNKVVDFRVSTLPTLFGESIVLRILDKSSLNVDLTKLGFEPEVFETLKRCLNRPQGLLLVTGPTGSGKTVTLYSALNSLNNEDTKILTAEDPVEFNFKGINQVNVHQEVGMTFAAALKAFLRQDPDIIMVGEIRDMETAEIAIKAAMTGHLVFSTLHTNDCAATIGRLVDIGIPPYMLASAITMVQSQRLGRRLCPECKVEIPLPEEKELLGIGFSESQLENLTHLWGPKGCPVCRGGGYKGRVGFFELMEITDEVAKAISAEVPEDQLRKIAIQEGMIPLRNAAIRKAIQGVTSLDEVMKKTVVTEESLPAYLVNPDIERYEDGDVIIRQGNSDIDFFQLIQGALMVVKDGKKIAEITEPNEYFGEMSAISGVARSASILSKGRSAIKRYPGDKIMEIVEKHPNVAKHFFKTLVTRLGQANDIIVKLAESRNR from the coding sequence ATGGCGCTACCAATAAAAAATATTCCTGATAAAAAGTCCGCATTAAGGGCCACGATCAAAGATCAGTCCGGTGCCGGCAAAACCAAGATTGGCGAATTGCTCCGCAAGGAGGGGCATATTCTCAGCAGTCAACTTGAAGAGGCGCTTGCGGTTCAGAAAAAAACAGGCCAGCGCCTGGGCAGCATCCTGATCAGGCTCGGCCATATTGAAGACACAACTATTCTCAATGTTTTGAGTCGGTTGCATAATTTTCCCTCCGTTGATATCAAGAAAGAGCCGCCCAATCCCGAAGTTTTCAAAACCATTCCCTTTCATATCGTCAAAAAATATTGTGCCCTGCCGTTGCGCATGACCGGCAAGACGCTGCAGGTCACCATGGCGGAGCCGACCGATACCAGTGCGGTGGAGGAACTGCAGACAGAGGTGAAAATGGTTCTCTCCGTCTGTGTCTCCACGGAAAAGGACATCTTTGAGGCGTACAAAAAATACTATAAGATTTCCGATGACGAATACCGTGAACTTCTCGGCGCTGCCGAAGAAGTTGAGGAAGAGGAGGATGTAGCCAGCATCGATGACTTCGGTTCGCTTGCCTCCGAGGCGGCTGATGAGATGGCCATTGAAGATGATTCGGCCACTGCCGAGGAATTTTCCGCCTCGGACGCTCCCATCATCAAGCTGGTCAATGGTATTCTGATCAAGGCCGTCAAGGACGGAGTCAGCGATATTCATATTGAGCCGTATGAAAAGTCGCTTCAGGTGCGTTACCGTCTTGACGGCTCTCTTTACAAATCGATGAATCTTCCCTTGAGCATCAAAAATGCCTTGAATTCCAGGGTGAAGATTCTTTCCAGTCTTGATATCACCGAGCGTCGTGTCCCCCAGGACGGCAGGATCAAGATGCGCATCGGCCGCAACAAGGTGGTTGATTTTCGTGTTTCCACCCTGCCCACCCTTTTCGGCGAGAGTATCGTTCTCCGTATCCTGGACAAAAGCTCGCTCAATGTCGATCTGACCAAACTCGGGTTCGAGCCCGAAGTTTTTGAAACCCTGAAGCGATGTCTCAATCGCCCCCAGGGTCTGCTCCTGGTAACGGGCCCCACCGGTAGCGGCAAAACGGTTACTCTCTATTCCGCCTTGAACTCGTTGAACAATGAAGACACAAAAATCCTGACGGCGGAAGATCCGGTGGAATTCAACTTCAAGGGCATTAATCAGGTCAACGTTCATCAGGAAGTGGGAATGACCTTTGCCGCGGCGCTCAAGGCCTTCCTGCGTCAGGATCCGGACATCATCATGGTGGGCGAGATCCGTGACATGGAAACCGCCGAAATCGCCATCAAGGCGGCCATGACCGGCCATCTGGTTTTTTCCACCCTGCACACCAACGATTGCGCCGCCACCATCGGCCGTCTGGTTGATATCGGTATCCCGCCCTATATGCTGGCCTCCGCCATTACCATGGTTCAGTCCCAGAGGCTGGGGCGCCGTTTGTGTCCGGAGTGTAAAGTCGAAATTCCCCTGCCCGAGGAAAAAGAGCTGCTCGGTATCGGCTTCAGCGAAAGCCAGTTGGAGAATCTCACTCATCTCTGGGGGCCGAAAGGCTGTCCTGTTTGCCGCGGCGGCGGTTATAAAGGCCGGGTCGGTTTTTTTGAACTGATGGAAATCACGGATGAGGTGGCCAAGGCAATCAGCGCCGAGGTGCCGGAAGACCAGCTGCGCAAGATCGCCATTCAGGAAGGCATGATTCCGTTGCGGAATGCGGCTATCCGCAAGGCAATTCAAGGCGTAACCAGCCTTGATGAGGTGATGAAAAAAACGGTGGTCACCGAGGAAAGCCTGCCCGCCTACCTGGTGAATCCTGATATCGAACGATATGAGGATGGGGATGTCATCATCCGGCAGGGGAACAGTGATATTGATTTTTTCCAGCTCATCCAGGGGGCATTGATGGTGGTGAAAGACGGCAAGAAAATCGCCGAAATCACCGAACCGAATGAATATTTCGGCGAGATGTCCGCCATCTCCGGCGTCGCTCGTTCCGCGTCGATTCTTTCCAAGGGGAGATCGGCCATCAAGCGTTATCCCGGCGACAAAATCATGGAGATCGTCGAAAAACATCCGAACGTCGCGAAGCATTTTTTCAAGACGCTCGTCACCCGACTCGGCCAGGCCAACGATATTATCGTCAAGCTGGCTGAAAGCAGAAACAGGTAA
- a CDS encoding bifunctional 5,10-methylene-tetrahydrofolate dehydrogenase/5,10-methylene-tetrahydrofolate cyclohydrolase yields MTAKIISGTETAKTIREELKVEVTELKEKHNVVPGLVTILVGEDPASQSYVSAKNKTAHALGIHSEQVTLAADTSEQELLNLINKYNNDDKINGILVQLPLPKHIDEGKVLYAIDPKKDVDGFHPVNVGKMVLGEQCFLPCTPHGILELLTRSGIETSGAEVVVIGRSNIVGKPMTNLMLQKRAGGNSTVTICHTRTKDMASHCRRADIIIAAVGVPKMVTADMVKDGVVIIDVGVNRIGMTAEGKAILAGDVDFDGVKEKAAAITPVPGGVGPMTITMLMKNTVQAAKQAAGLI; encoded by the coding sequence ATGACGGCAAAAATTATCAGCGGAACCGAAACCGCCAAAACCATTCGCGAAGAACTCAAAGTCGAAGTTACCGAGTTGAAGGAAAAACACAATGTGGTTCCCGGCCTGGTGACCATACTTGTCGGCGAGGATCCTGCTTCCCAGTCCTATGTGAGCGCCAAAAACAAAACCGCCCATGCCCTTGGCATCCATTCCGAACAGGTGACGCTTGCCGCTGACACCAGTGAGCAGGAGTTGTTGAATCTGATCAATAAATATAATAATGACGACAAGATAAACGGTATTCTCGTTCAGCTTCCCCTGCCCAAGCATATTGACGAGGGAAAAGTGTTGTATGCCATTGACCCCAAGAAGGATGTGGATGGTTTTCATCCGGTCAACGTGGGCAAGATGGTGCTGGGTGAACAGTGTTTTCTGCCCTGTACCCCCCACGGCATTCTTGAACTTTTGACCCGTTCCGGCATCGAGACCAGCGGCGCCGAGGTTGTTGTCATCGGCCGCAGCAACATTGTCGGTAAACCCATGACCAACCTGATGCTGCAGAAAAGGGCAGGGGGCAACTCCACCGTCACGATCTGTCATACCCGCACCAAGGATATGGCTTCACACTGCCGGCGGGCCGACATCATCATCGCCGCCGTGGGCGTCCCGAAGATGGTTACCGCCGACATGGTCAAGGATGGGGTTGTCATTATTGATGTCGGAGTCAACCGTATCGGCATGACCGCCGAAGGCAAGGCGATTCTTGCCGGCGATGTTGACTTTGACGGCGTGAAGGAAAAGGCCGCCGCCATTACCCCGGTACCCGGAGGCGTCGGACCCATGACCATTACCATGTTGATGAAAAATACAGTCCAGGCGGCCAAACAGGCTGCTGGTCTGATATAA
- a CDS encoding carbon-monoxide dehydrogenase catalytic subunit → MAIARNGCEGCTEITCTSTKEVLSKDLAKNVITAYDRVKARGMSACLFGSTGTCCRNCNMGPCQIIDGVDEMIGICGATADTVAARNFARTVAAGSAAHTDHAREMVRGFIEAAKGNGPHQIKDVDKLKKIAAVFNIATEGREVNEIALELGEKALAEFGNQENTPISMLKRAPQKRQAIWKNLGIEPRGIDREVVETMHRTHMGVDQEYHNIMLQASRCALSDGWGASMLSTELTDIMFGTPVPRRSIVDLGVLKSDQVNVTVHGHEPLLAEALCIAAQEPDMLELAAKQGAKGINLAGVCCTGNEILMRRGIPVAAGFVQQEIALSTGAVEAMVVDVQCVMQSVADVAKSFHTDIITTNYRAKMPGGVHIQFDEHKAIESAKQILTRAIMNFKKRGDFFIPKDSRLDVVVGFSHETINYMLGGRFRASYRPLNDNIINGRIRGVAAIVGCDNFKLADDSHEIIARELIKNNILVLATGCAATSLGKAGLVNPEAARFCGDSLREVCETVGMPPVLHMGSCVDNSRILIAATEMVREGGLGDDISDLPAIGTAPLWMSEKAVAIGQYFVASGAQVVFQNLATSGAKSFNKFLLEDMMGTYGAHWNVAEDPKEIARIMIEAIEAKRDALGINKKKERVLFDMDMRRDLGTGTGLKDVGCHGPA, encoded by the coding sequence ATGGCAATCGCACGTAACGGATGTGAAGGGTGCACGGAAATTACCTGCACCTCCACAAAGGAAGTCCTCTCCAAAGACCTGGCAAAAAATGTCATAACCGCCTATGACCGGGTGAAGGCGCGCGGCATGTCGGCATGTCTTTTCGGTTCCACCGGCACCTGCTGCCGGAACTGCAATATGGGCCCCTGTCAGATTATCGACGGTGTCGACGAGATGATCGGTATCTGCGGCGCCACCGCCGATACCGTTGCAGCCCGTAACTTTGCCCGGACCGTCGCAGCCGGCTCCGCCGCCCATACCGATCATGCCCGTGAAATGGTCCGCGGTTTCATTGAAGCGGCAAAAGGAAATGGCCCGCACCAGATCAAGGATGTCGATAAACTGAAGAAAATTGCCGCTGTTTTTAATATTGCCACAGAAGGCCGCGAGGTTAATGAAATCGCCCTGGAACTCGGGGAAAAAGCCTTGGCTGAGTTCGGCAATCAGGAAAACACCCCCATCTCCATGCTGAAGAGGGCTCCGCAGAAAAGGCAGGCCATCTGGAAAAATCTGGGTATCGAGCCCCGCGGCATTGATCGGGAAGTCGTTGAGACCATGCACCGAACCCACATGGGTGTTGATCAGGAATATCACAACATCATGCTGCAGGCATCCCGATGCGCACTGAGTGACGGTTGGGGGGCATCAATGCTTTCCACCGAGTTGACCGACATCATGTTCGGCACCCCGGTACCGCGTCGCTCCATCGTTGACCTCGGCGTTTTGAAGTCGGACCAGGTCAATGTGACGGTGCACGGCCATGAACCGCTTCTGGCCGAAGCCTTGTGTATTGCCGCCCAGGAACCGGACATGCTTGAACTGGCCGCCAAACAGGGCGCCAAGGGGATCAATCTGGCCGGTGTCTGCTGCACGGGCAACGAGATTCTCATGCGTCGCGGCATTCCCGTGGCCGCGGGTTTTGTTCAGCAGGAAATCGCGCTTTCCACCGGCGCCGTCGAGGCAATGGTTGTCGACGTGCAGTGCGTCATGCAGTCCGTCGCCGATGTGGCAAAGAGTTTTCACACCGACATCATCACCACCAACTACCGCGCCAAAATGCCCGGCGGCGTGCATATACAATTTGATGAACACAAGGCCATCGAATCCGCCAAGCAAATTCTTACCCGCGCAATCATGAACTTCAAAAAACGTGGTGATTTTTTCATTCCCAAGGACTCCAGGCTTGATGTCGTCGTCGGTTTTTCCCATGAAACCATCAACTATATGCTCGGCGGCCGCTTTCGCGCCAGCTACCGGCCGCTCAACGACAACATCATCAACGGCCGTATCCGTGGCGTTGCCGCCATTGTCGGTTGCGACAATTTCAAACTGGCCGACGACAGCCACGAAATCATTGCACGGGAACTGATCAAGAACAATATCCTTGTCCTGGCCACCGGTTGCGCCGCAACCTCCCTCGGCAAGGCAGGTCTCGTCAATCCCGAAGCGGCACGATTCTGCGGTGATTCCCTGCGTGAGGTCTGCGAAACCGTGGGCATGCCGCCGGTTCTCCACATGGGTTCCTGTGTCGATAACAGCCGCATCCTCATTGCCGCCACCGAGATGGTGCGCGAGGGCGGGCTCGGCGATGATATCAGCGACCTGCCCGCCATCGGCACGGCGCCGTTATGGATGAGTGAAAAAGCTGTTGCCATCGGTCAGTATTTTGTGGCCAGCGGCGCCCAGGTTGTCTTTCAGAACCTCGCCACCTCCGGCGCAAAAAGTTTCAACAAGTTTTTGCTTGAAGACATGATGGGCACCTATGGCGCGCATTGGAACGTGGCTGAGGATCCCAAGGAGATCGCCCGCATCATGATTGAAGCAATCGAGGCAAAGCGTGATGCCCTTGGTATCAATAAAAAGAAAGAGCGTGTTCTCTTTGACATGGATATGCGTCGTGACCTCGGCACCGGCACCGGCCTGAAAGACGTCGGCTGTCATGGCCCGGCTTGA
- a CDS encoding methylenetetrahydrofolate reductase produces the protein MKSGSRLEKILTSGTFAVTGELGPPKNSDPEVVRKKARILKGHVDAVNITDCQTAIVRMSSIAAGLITLQEGVEPVIQMTCRDRNRIGMQSDILGAAALGLKNLLCLTGDHQKFGNHPGSKGVFDMDSIQLLGMVRAMRDEKKFQCGEEMKSAEPRLFLGCAANPFANPFEFRAPRLGKKVANGADFVQTQIIYNVEKFTRFMEMVCDLGIHEKAYILAGVTPPKSLGMARYMKNFVPGMDVPDDIISRMKDAKDKQEEGINICVDIINRVKEIKGVAGVHIMAIEWEEAVPEIVKRAKLATRPAFEEDAAVTQKPVEAPIEITTAPAEAVTSVDHEKLLAEARSEAEKIIAQARQEVEKMRAAAAVSVPGGVATEYEDAGEHEMNERERQMALQSVQMGLNALRKAFNLTDDQFEALSSFASAEAVLKRQPQEGGAAPAPAAAPEVKKATEPKVDAAAEKAAAEAKAAEEARKAAEAKAAEEARKAAEVKAAEEARKAAEAKAAEEARKAAEAKAAEEAKKAAPAKPAPTAVAASAELAVAELAVEKTSLAERSAKVPAASYKINYTGTIKETVLGSGDKALKVGGEASLPFYLFEGGMPNKPVIAMDVLDVKPDEWPDSLARHYQGVLGNPLDWARKCINEYHAEAICLSLVSTDPNGMNRSAAEAAKAASEVINNIDVPVIVWGCGNADKDTETLREITSLTGDKKVCLAPLSDANYRSLGATAMAFQNPLVAASPIDVNLAKQLNILLQNLGVPLSSVMMDPSVGALGYGIEYTYSVMERIRLAALTQQDEKLQVPIICNLGREVWKAKECRLPSDDMIGDMERRGIMMEAITATCMLLSGGEVLIMRHPKAVNLTKSLINSLTSGK, from the coding sequence ATGAAATCGGGAAGTCGTTTAGAGAAAATTCTGACCTCCGGAACCTTTGCCGTGACCGGGGAACTGGGGCCGCCGAAAAACAGCGACCCGGAAGTTGTCAGGAAAAAGGCACGGATACTGAAAGGTCATGTTGACGCCGTCAATATTACCGATTGTCAAACGGCCATTGTCCGCATGTCCAGTATCGCAGCCGGTCTCATCACGCTCCAGGAAGGGGTTGAGCCGGTCATCCAGATGACATGCCGGGACCGTAACAGAATCGGCATGCAGAGTGACATTCTCGGAGCCGCGGCCCTTGGTTTGAAAAATCTGCTTTGTTTGACCGGCGATCACCAGAAATTCGGTAATCATCCCGGTTCAAAAGGCGTTTTTGATATGGATTCGATCCAGCTGCTCGGCATGGTTCGGGCAATGCGGGATGAAAAGAAATTTCAGTGCGGCGAGGAGATGAAATCCGCCGAACCCCGCCTTTTTCTCGGCTGCGCCGCGAATCCTTTTGCCAACCCTTTTGAATTCAGAGCCCCGCGTCTCGGTAAAAAAGTCGCCAACGGCGCTGATTTCGTTCAGACCCAGATCATTTACAATGTGGAAAAATTCACTCGTTTCATGGAAATGGTATGTGATCTGGGCATCCATGAAAAGGCGTATATTCTTGCCGGTGTTACCCCGCCGAAATCACTCGGCATGGCCAGGTACATGAAAAATTTCGTGCCGGGCATGGATGTCCCCGACGACATCATCAGTCGGATGAAGGATGCCAAGGACAAGCAGGAAGAAGGTATCAATATCTGTGTTGATATAATTAATCGGGTCAAGGAAATTAAAGGGGTAGCCGGAGTTCACATCATGGCTATCGAGTGGGAGGAGGCGGTCCCGGAGATAGTCAAACGCGCCAAGCTCGCAACGCGACCCGCGTTTGAGGAAGACGCCGCCGTCACGCAAAAACCGGTCGAAGCACCCATAGAAATAACAACCGCTCCGGCGGAAGCAGTAACATCTGTTGATCACGAAAAGCTTCTTGCTGAAGCACGGTCTGAGGCTGAAAAAATCATCGCCCAGGCCCGTCAAGAGGTCGAAAAAATGCGCGCTGCCGCAGCCGTATCGGTTCCAGGCGGCGTAGCCACAGAATATGAAGATGCAGGAGAGCATGAGATGAACGAAAGAGAACGTCAAATGGCGTTGCAATCTGTGCAGATGGGCTTAAATGCCCTGAGAAAAGCCTTTAATTTGACCGACGATCAGTTTGAGGCGCTGTCAAGTTTCGCCAGCGCTGAAGCAGTACTGAAACGTCAGCCGCAGGAAGGTGGAGCTGCCCCCGCTCCCGCGGCTGCGCCGGAGGTTAAAAAAGCAACTGAACCAAAAGTTGATGCTGCGGCAGAGAAAGCGGCAGCCGAGGCAAAGGCGGCGGAAGAGGCCAGGAAGGCAGCCGAGGCAAAGGCGGCGGAAGAGGCCAGGAAGGCGGCCGAGGTAAAGGCCGCGGAAGAGGCCAGGAAGGCAGCCGAGGCAAAGGCCGCGGAAGAGGCCAGGAAGGCGGCCGAGGCAAAGGCCGCGGAAGAGGCCAAGAAGGCGGCACCTGCAAAACCTGCCCCGACAGCAGTCGCTGCTTCGGCTGAGCTTGCGGTTGCAGAACTTGCGGTTGAAAAAACTTCTCTGGCGGAACGATCCGCCAAGGTTCCCGCTGCATCCTATAAGATAAATTATACCGGCACGATTAAAGAAACCGTGCTGGGCAGCGGCGACAAGGCGCTGAAGGTCGGCGGCGAGGCTTCCCTGCCGTTTTATCTGTTTGAGGGCGGCATGCCCAACAAGCCGGTCATCGCCATGGACGTTCTTGATGTCAAACCGGATGAATGGCCGGATTCCCTTGCCCGTCATTATCAGGGTGTTCTCGGCAACCCCCTTGATTGGGCACGGAAGTGCATCAATGAATATCATGCCGAGGCCATCTGTCTTTCCCTGGTGAGTACCGACCCCAATGGAATGAACAGAAGTGCCGCCGAGGCTGCCAAGGCTGCGTCCGAGGTAATCAACAACATCGACGTGCCGGTTATTGTTTGGGGTTGCGGCAATGCGGACAAGGACACGGAAACCTTGCGCGAGATAACATCGCTTACCGGCGACAAAAAAGTCTGTCTTGCGCCGTTGTCCGATGCCAACTATCGTTCCCTGGGCGCGACGGCAATGGCTTTCCAGAATCCCCTGGTGGCCGCTTCGCCGATTGATGTCAACCTGGCGAAGCAGCTCAATATTCTTCTCCAGAATCTCGGTGTCCCGCTCAGTTCCGTCATGATGGATCCTTCCGTCGGTGCTCTCGGCTACGGTATAGAGTACACCTACTCCGTCATGGAGCGTATCCGCCTGGCAGCCCTCACCCAACAGGATGAGAAACTGCAGGTGCCGATTATCTGCAATCTCGGACGCGAGGTCTGGAAGGCGAAAGAATGTCGGCTCCCCTCCGACGATATGATCGGAGATATGGAAAGGCGAGGCATCATGATGGAGGCTATAACCGCCACCTGTATGCTGCTTTCCGGTGGCGAGGTACTGATTATGAGACATCCGAAAGCCGTGAATCTTACCAAGTCTCTGATCAACAGCCTGACCAGCGGAAAATAA